In a single window of the Mesorhizobium shangrilense genome:
- a CDS encoding TAXI family TRAP transporter solute-binding subunit, which translates to MRFTNYVAAGAMALSIGLGAVPAKAQEFINVLTGGTSGVYYPLGVALSEIYGAGIQGARTQVQATKASVENLNLLQQGKGEIAFSLGDSVQEAVKGNKEAGFPAPLDKLRGIAAIYPNYIQVVASQESGIKSLADLKGKSLSVGAPASGTELNARAIFAAAGMKYEDLGKVEYLPFAESVELIKNRQLDATLQSAGLGVASIRDLATSLPINVVAVPKADVDKIGAPYISVVIPAGTYDGQAADVETAAVGNFLITHDGVSEETAYQMTKLLFENLDKLSAAHAAAKAIDPAKALDGMPVPLHPGAERYYKEKGLLK; encoded by the coding sequence ATGAGATTCACAAACTACGTCGCAGCCGGCGCGATGGCCCTTTCGATCGGGCTCGGCGCAGTACCGGCGAAGGCGCAGGAGTTCATCAACGTGCTGACCGGCGGCACCTCGGGCGTCTACTATCCGCTCGGCGTCGCCCTGTCGGAGATCTACGGCGCCGGCATCCAGGGCGCGCGCACCCAGGTGCAGGCGACCAAGGCTTCGGTCGAGAACCTCAACCTCCTGCAGCAGGGCAAGGGCGAGATCGCGTTCTCGCTTGGCGATTCCGTGCAGGAGGCAGTCAAGGGCAACAAGGAAGCGGGTTTTCCCGCGCCGCTCGACAAGCTGCGGGGCATCGCCGCAATCTATCCGAACTACATCCAGGTCGTGGCCAGCCAGGAATCCGGCATCAAGTCGCTCGCCGACCTGAAGGGCAAGAGCCTGTCGGTCGGGGCGCCCGCCTCCGGTACCGAGCTTAACGCGCGCGCCATTTTCGCTGCCGCCGGCATGAAGTACGAGGACCTCGGCAAGGTCGAATACCTGCCGTTTGCCGAATCGGTGGAGCTCATCAAGAACCGCCAGCTCGACGCGACCCTGCAGTCGGCTGGCCTCGGCGTCGCCTCGATCCGCGACCTCGCGACTTCGTTGCCCATCAACGTCGTTGCGGTGCCGAAGGCCGACGTCGACAAGATCGGCGCGCCCTACATCTCGGTCGTGATCCCGGCCGGCACCTATGATGGTCAAGCGGCGGACGTCGAGACGGCAGCCGTCGGCAACTTCCTGATCACCCATGACGGGGTGTCGGAGGAGACGGCCTACCAGATGACCAAGCTGCTGTTCGAAAACCTCGACAAGCTGTCGGCCGCGCACGCCGCCGCCAAGGCGATCGATCCGGCCAAGGCGCTCGACGGCATGCCTGTTCCGCTGCATCCCGGCGCAGAGCGCTACTACAAGGAAAAGGGACTGCTGAAGTAG